A genomic window from Cryobacterium sp. SO2 includes:
- a CDS encoding MMPL family transporter — MSRFLAQIGRFSARHRLVVIGAWLLIFATLIGALVVGSNNGSTDEATTSIPDSPASQALERMNDEFPAAEATGSTLQLVFQPSAGTVSDPAAAAEIAGVLSDAADLPGVESVSDPFDPAQPYISADQSIAVATLAYGDLSDEDQVTFYDAALQLQADSASDLGVELGGNLVPLGAPAPGIGEGVGVIIAFLVLILTFGSMLAAGVNLLIAVFGVGVSMVGVIAYGLFFPIGENAIILAAMLGLAVGIDYTLFILSRFRIELRGGKSVEDAVARASGTAGTAVVFAGLTVIVALVALLVANLSFITEMGFAAAAAVAVSVLLALTLLPAILRTMGTKALSKKQRQDLANGVLWQEGAVQKHGIMRGWGSFVVNRPIISVIAGVVILVVVALPFFSMKTAFNVPGGSDPSSTERTAYTLIVDEFGGIQSPLIVLAEGDDIATKTAGLEADLAALDGAQTVVPAEISVDGTMARIIIIPAESPIDEQTKDLVHSIRDDADAVTGVHLEVTGETAIGIDQDAALMSALIKYIIVIVVISMLLLIVMFRSLLIPLIATLGYLLSVGASFGASTAVFQWGWLDPFIAAPQGDPMLSLLPLLLVGVLFGLAMDYQVFLVSRIKEMHDKGMPPKQAIREGFARSGPVLVAAATIMTVVFGGFATGTFAIGASIAFGLMVGVMADAFIVRLVLMPAMLSLLGESAWWLPKWLDRIIPNIDTEGHALDAAPAAEEKPTLVGV, encoded by the coding sequence ATGTCCAGGTTTCTTGCACAGATCGGCCGGTTTAGCGCCCGGCACCGATTGGTCGTGATCGGGGCCTGGCTCTTGATCTTCGCCACCCTCATCGGAGCGCTGGTGGTCGGCAGCAACAACGGTTCGACCGACGAGGCGACCACCTCCATCCCTGACTCGCCCGCGTCGCAGGCGCTCGAGCGGATGAACGACGAGTTTCCCGCCGCCGAAGCCACGGGCAGCACTCTCCAGCTGGTCTTCCAGCCCAGTGCCGGCACAGTGTCCGATCCCGCCGCCGCCGCCGAGATCGCCGGCGTTCTCAGCGACGCCGCCGACCTGCCCGGTGTCGAATCGGTGAGCGACCCGTTCGATCCGGCCCAGCCCTACATCTCGGCGGACCAGAGCATCGCCGTGGCGACTCTGGCCTACGGAGACCTGTCCGACGAGGACCAGGTCACCTTCTATGACGCGGCCCTGCAGCTGCAGGCCGACTCCGCGAGCGATCTGGGCGTCGAATTGGGCGGCAACCTCGTTCCGCTGGGCGCTCCGGCACCCGGTATCGGCGAGGGCGTCGGCGTGATTATCGCCTTCCTCGTGCTGATCCTCACCTTCGGTTCCATGCTGGCGGCCGGTGTCAACCTGCTGATCGCGGTGTTCGGGGTCGGCGTGAGCATGGTGGGTGTCATCGCCTATGGGCTGTTCTTCCCCATCGGTGAGAATGCCATCATTCTGGCGGCCATGCTCGGCCTGGCGGTGGGCATCGACTACACCCTGTTCATCCTGTCCCGCTTCCGCATCGAACTTCGTGGCGGAAAGAGCGTTGAGGATGCCGTCGCCCGCGCGAGCGGCACCGCAGGCACGGCCGTCGTGTTCGCCGGACTCACCGTGATCGTGGCCCTGGTGGCCCTGCTGGTGGCGAACCTCAGCTTCATCACCGAGATGGGTTTCGCCGCCGCCGCCGCGGTCGCCGTGTCCGTCCTGCTGGCGCTCACCCTGCTGCCGGCGATCCTGCGCACCATGGGCACCAAGGCGCTGTCGAAGAAGCAACGCCAGGACCTCGCCAACGGAGTCCTCTGGCAGGAAGGCGCCGTGCAGAAGCACGGGATCATGCGCGGCTGGGGAAGCTTCGTCGTGAACCGGCCGATCATCTCGGTCATCGCCGGCGTGGTCATCCTCGTCGTCGTCGCGCTGCCGTTCTTCAGCATGAAGACCGCGTTCAACGTGCCCGGCGGCTCGGACCCCAGCTCGACCGAGCGCACGGCGTACACCCTCATCGTCGACGAGTTCGGCGGCATCCAGAGCCCGCTCATCGTTCTCGCCGAGGGCGACGACATCGCCACGAAGACCGCCGGTCTCGAGGCCGACCTGGCCGCGCTCGACGGAGCGCAGACGGTGGTGCCGGCCGAAATCTCCGTCGACGGAACCATGGCCCGGATCATCATCATCCCCGCGGAAAGCCCCATCGACGAGCAGACCAAGGATCTGGTGCACAGCATCCGGGATGACGCAGATGCCGTGACCGGGGTACACCTCGAAGTGACCGGCGAGACGGCGATCGGCATCGACCAGGACGCAGCGCTGATGAGCGCCCTGATCAAGTACATCATCGTCATCGTCGTGATCTCGATGCTGCTGCTGATCGTGATGTTCCGCTCGCTCCTCATTCCCCTCATCGCCACACTGGGCTACCTGCTGTCCGTCGGCGCGTCGTTCGGTGCGAGCACCGCCGTCTTCCAGTGGGGCTGGCTGGATCCCTTCATCGCGGCCCCGCAGGGCGACCCGATGCTCAGCCTGCTGCCGCTGCTGCTGGTCGGGGTGCTGTTCGGCCTCGCCATGGACTACCAGGTGTTCCTGGTCTCCCGCATCAAGGAGATGCACGACAAGGGGATGCCGCCCAAGCAGGCCATCCGCGAAGGCTTTGCGCGTTCGGGCCCGGTGCTCGTGGCTGCCGCGACCATCATGACCGTCGTCTTCGGCGGCTTCGCCACCGGCACCTTCGCAATCGGCGCATCCATCGCGTTCGGTCTCATGGTCGGTGTGATGGCGGATGCCTTCATCGTGCGCCTGGTGCTCATGCCGGCGATGCTCAGCCTGCTCGGCGAATCGGCCTGGTGGCTGCCGAAGTGGCTGGACCGCATCATCCCGAACATTGACACCGAGGGCCACGCGCTCGATGCCGCCCCGGCTGCCGAGGAGAAGCCGACGCTCGTCGGCGTCTAG
- a CDS encoding TetR/AcrR family transcriptional regulator: MAGPRGEYSKSVERRAEILEAAFTTFAKSGYSATSVNEIARSVGMTQTGVVHHFAGKLALLQAVLEQRDTRAELLLDGRSGRDFLASLVEISRAQAGLRGVVQLYTILSAEATDPDHPAHDYFVDRFERIAAAVTLAFEEVGAVNGLRDGVDPRNAALLTLATTEGLELLWLNGLEVDMAEDIRRLINSLLIEPI; encoded by the coding sequence ATGGCCGGTCCCCGAGGTGAGTACAGCAAGAGCGTCGAACGGCGTGCTGAGATCCTCGAGGCAGCTTTCACCACCTTCGCCAAGAGCGGCTATTCGGCCACCTCCGTCAACGAGATCGCCCGATCCGTGGGCATGACGCAGACCGGTGTCGTGCATCACTTCGCCGGCAAACTGGCCCTGCTGCAGGCCGTCCTCGAGCAGCGCGACACCCGGGCTGAGCTCTTGCTCGACGGGCGCAGCGGCCGGGATTTTCTCGCGAGCCTCGTCGAAATCTCACGCGCCCAGGCAGGGCTGCGCGGCGTGGTGCAGCTCTACACGATCCTGTCCGCCGAGGCGACCGACCCCGATCATCCGGCGCACGACTACTTCGTCGACCGTTTCGAGCGCATCGCCGCCGCCGTCACCCTGGCCTTCGAGGAGGTGGGCGCAGTCAACGGGCTGCGAGACGGAGTCGACCCGCGCAACGCAGCCCTCCTCACCCTCGCCACGACCGAGGGTCTCGAACTCCTCTGGCTCAATGGTCTCGAGGTCGATATGGCTGAGGACATCCGCCGCCTGATCAACAGCCTGCTCATCGAGCCGATCTAG
- a CDS encoding MFS transporter has product MHQSRGFVFFLVFATIGAGAAQMSAVLLTLTLKATELNADGAATILAISSGIVGLITLVALPVLGSMSDRSRSRFGRRRPFLVAAAVFFIVGGFLLVTATTVPLFVLAHAVINLGFIATVVTATALLADQIPANKRGPASAFVSLGTPMGALLGTVIALPFGADLVPLIGIPTAIAVIAVLLLAVVLRDPQFEQRRDRRSLGELLSVFWVNPLKFPSFAWVFTSRMLVFSGVAALNGFQAIYLLQSVGLAPAELGGAILLTVVVNTGISLAVAPAIGRLSDRLNVRKPFIVAAAVILGVGLVLASMAPSFGWYLAAAGVVALGQGVYFAVELALATSVVPDPDNPAKDLAIFKIADNLPVSFVSAAAPFLLAIGVGTSGGQNFAALFITGAVAAIVGGLSILFVRGAR; this is encoded by the coding sequence ATGCATCAGAGTCGCGGATTTGTCTTCTTCTTGGTGTTCGCGACGATCGGTGCCGGTGCGGCGCAGATGTCGGCCGTGCTGCTGACCCTCACCCTGAAGGCCACCGAGCTCAACGCCGACGGAGCCGCGACGATACTCGCGATCTCGAGCGGCATCGTCGGGCTGATCACGCTCGTCGCGCTGCCGGTCTTAGGTTCGATGAGCGACCGCTCACGGTCTCGATTCGGTCGCCGCCGCCCGTTCCTGGTTGCCGCCGCCGTCTTCTTCATTGTCGGCGGATTCCTGCTCGTGACGGCGACTACGGTGCCACTTTTCGTTCTCGCGCACGCCGTGATCAACCTCGGGTTCATCGCCACTGTCGTGACAGCGACGGCTCTTCTCGCCGATCAGATCCCCGCCAACAAGCGCGGGCCGGCCTCGGCCTTCGTGAGTCTCGGCACGCCGATGGGAGCCCTGTTGGGCACGGTGATCGCCCTGCCCTTCGGTGCGGACCTGGTGCCGCTGATCGGGATCCCCACCGCCATTGCCGTGATCGCGGTTCTCTTGCTCGCCGTCGTGCTGCGTGATCCCCAGTTCGAACAGCGTCGCGACCGCCGCAGTCTCGGTGAACTGCTCAGTGTCTTCTGGGTCAACCCGCTCAAGTTCCCCAGCTTCGCCTGGGTCTTCACCAGCCGGATGCTCGTGTTCTCCGGCGTTGCCGCACTCAACGGCTTCCAGGCGATCTACCTGCTGCAGAGCGTCGGCCTGGCGCCGGCCGAGCTGGGCGGCGCGATCCTGCTCACCGTCGTGGTGAACACCGGAATCTCCCTCGCTGTCGCCCCCGCCATCGGCCGGCTCAGCGATCGCCTCAACGTGCGTAAACCGTTCATTGTCGCGGCCGCGGTCATCCTCGGCGTCGGCCTCGTCCTGGCTTCGATGGCACCGAGTTTCGGCTGGTACCTGGCCGCCGCCGGTGTGGTGGCCCTCGGCCAGGGCGTCTACTTCGCCGTGGAGCTGGCGCTGGCCACGAGCGTGGTCCCCGACCCGGACAACCCGGCGAAAGACCTCGCGATCTTCAAGATCGCCGACAACCTGCCGGTGTCCTTCGTCTCGGCAGCGGCCCCATTCCTGCTGGCAATCGGCGTGGGTACCTCAGGCGGGCAGAACTTCGCGGCCCTCTTCATCACCGGCGCGGTCGCCGCGATCGTCGGCGGCCTCTCGATCCTCTTCGTGCGCGGCGCACGGTAG
- a CDS encoding family 1 glycosylhydrolase codes for MTSQFPADFLWGVAQAGHQNEGDNIHSDIWFLENTVPSLFQERSGPGCRGYERWPDDLDIVAGLGLNALRFSLEWARIEPVRGQVSVDALDHYERVVDGCLQRGLAPIVTLNHFAAPSWFSAAGSWLADDAATLFAEQSDRVMERFGDRIAAIVTLNEPNLEQLLQAGGKLPPQAEQLKVDMLAAAARAAGTERYFASNVLPADAQQEFQEAFTVAHRAAKAAVKARRADVPVGVSIAISDEVAVAGGEKSRDARRAAVYDHWLRVARDDDFIGVQNYERTLHGPDGEFLPEGPRNDMGSVIAPGSLAGAVRYAHEVSGVPVFVTEHGMQTDDDTKRAAFIPAALDLLAEEIAAGTPVLGYTHWTLMDNFEWIFGYGPKLGLLSVDRETFERTPKPSAAVYAAAVAGHRAGAA; via the coding sequence ATGACATCTCAGTTCCCCGCAGACTTCCTCTGGGGCGTGGCGCAGGCCGGGCACCAGAACGAGGGTGACAACATCCACAGCGACATCTGGTTTCTGGAGAACACGGTGCCCTCGCTCTTTCAAGAGCGCAGCGGGCCCGGCTGCCGGGGCTATGAGCGGTGGCCGGACGATCTCGACATCGTCGCCGGCCTGGGTTTGAACGCCCTCCGCTTCTCGTTGGAGTGGGCGCGCATCGAGCCCGTGCGTGGTCAGGTGTCGGTCGACGCTCTCGACCACTACGAACGGGTGGTCGACGGATGCCTCCAGCGTGGGCTCGCGCCCATCGTCACGCTGAATCATTTCGCCGCGCCGAGCTGGTTCTCCGCAGCGGGCTCCTGGCTCGCGGATGACGCGGCGACGCTCTTCGCCGAACAGAGTGACCGGGTGATGGAGCGTTTCGGCGATCGCATCGCTGCCATTGTGACGCTCAACGAACCCAACCTCGAACAGCTGCTGCAGGCCGGCGGCAAGCTGCCTCCGCAGGCCGAGCAGCTGAAGGTCGACATGCTGGCCGCTGCGGCCCGCGCGGCCGGAACCGAGCGCTATTTCGCGTCGAACGTGCTGCCTGCCGACGCCCAGCAGGAGTTTCAGGAGGCGTTCACGGTCGCGCATCGCGCGGCGAAGGCAGCGGTCAAGGCGCGCCGCGCCGATGTGCCGGTGGGGGTGTCGATTGCGATCAGCGACGAAGTGGCCGTCGCCGGTGGCGAGAAGAGCCGTGACGCCCGGCGTGCCGCGGTCTATGACCACTGGCTCCGGGTAGCCCGGGACGACGACTTCATCGGGGTGCAGAACTACGAGCGCACCCTGCACGGACCCGACGGAGAGTTTCTGCCGGAGGGGCCGCGAAACGACATGGGGTCGGTGATTGCGCCCGGGTCGCTTGCTGGTGCGGTTCGCTATGCGCACGAAGTCTCCGGCGTGCCGGTGTTCGTCACCGAACACGGCATGCAGACAGACGACGACACGAAACGAGCCGCGTTCATTCCCGCCGCCCTCGACCTGCTGGCCGAGGAGATCGCCGCCGGCACGCCGGTGCTTGGCTACACGCACTGGACGCTGATGGACAACTTCGAGTGGATCTTCGGCTACGGCCCCAAGCTCGGACTGCTCTCCGTGGACCGGGAGAC